The following are from one region of the Streptomyces fradiae genome:
- a CDS encoding DUF2252 domain-containing protein: protein MATPSERAEAGKTARKRVPRSSHGRWIPSSQRPDALTVLERESVDRIPEFVPIRYGRMAVSPFAFLRGAAAVMAADLAAQRHTGLTVQLCGDAHLLNFGVFASPERTLLFDVNDFDETLPGPFEWDVKRLAASVAVAALQNGTSKPKAHRAAQVAAESYRHAMRRLAGLGELDVWYERIAADDLVPLVRGADRTRMERRIARARRRNSLQALDKLTAKDDSGRRHIIEDPPLLERVTDLDRVTLGKIFSDYRSSLSEERRLLLDRFHFVDAARKVVGVGSVGTRCFILLLEGRDDGDPLFLQIKEAGASVLEQYLAPSAFTHHGRRVVCGQRLTQAASDIFLGWMTGPEQRHFYWRQLRDMKGSAEVETMSPSLLREYARLCGRALARAHARSGDRIAIAAYLGTSDVFDRAIADFALRYAGQNADDYTTLSAAIASGVVTAAPGV, encoded by the coding sequence GCCCCGCTCCTCCCACGGCCGCTGGATCCCCTCGTCCCAGCGCCCCGACGCGCTCACCGTCCTGGAACGCGAGTCCGTGGACCGGATCCCCGAGTTCGTCCCGATCCGCTACGGCCGCATGGCCGTCTCACCCTTCGCCTTCCTGCGCGGCGCCGCGGCCGTCATGGCCGCCGACCTCGCCGCCCAGCGGCACACCGGACTGACCGTCCAGCTGTGCGGCGACGCCCATCTGCTGAACTTCGGCGTCTTCGCCTCACCCGAACGGACGCTTCTCTTCGACGTCAACGACTTCGACGAGACCCTGCCCGGACCCTTCGAATGGGACGTGAAACGGCTCGCCGCCTCCGTCGCCGTCGCGGCCCTCCAGAACGGCACCAGCAAGCCCAAGGCGCACCGCGCCGCCCAGGTCGCCGCCGAGTCCTACCGGCACGCCATGCGCCGCCTCGCCGGACTCGGCGAACTCGACGTCTGGTACGAGCGGATCGCCGCCGACGACCTCGTCCCCCTGGTCCGCGGCGCCGACCGGACCCGCATGGAACGCCGGATCGCCCGCGCCCGCCGCCGCAACAGCCTCCAGGCCCTCGACAAGCTCACCGCCAAGGACGACTCCGGCCGCCGGCACATCATCGAGGACCCGCCGCTCCTGGAACGCGTCACCGACCTCGACCGGGTCACCCTCGGCAAGATCTTCAGCGACTACCGCAGCTCCCTCTCCGAGGAACGCCGGCTGCTGCTCGACCGCTTCCACTTCGTCGACGCCGCCCGCAAGGTCGTCGGCGTCGGCAGCGTCGGCACCCGCTGCTTCATCCTCCTCCTGGAGGGCCGCGACGACGGCGACCCGCTCTTCCTCCAGATCAAGGAGGCCGGCGCCTCCGTCCTGGAGCAGTACCTCGCCCCCAGCGCCTTCACGCACCACGGCCGCCGGGTCGTCTGCGGCCAGCGCCTCACCCAGGCCGCCAGCGACATCTTCCTCGGCTGGATGACCGGCCCCGAACAACGCCACTTCTACTGGCGCCAGCTGCGCGACATGAAGGGCTCCGCCGAGGTCGAGACCATGTCCCCGTCCCTCCTCCGCGAGTACGCCCGCCTCTGCGGCCGCGCCCTCGCCCGCGCCCACGCCCGCTCCGGCGACCGCATAGCCATCGCCGCCTACCTGGGCACCTCCGACGTCTTCGACCGCGCCATCGCCGACTTCGCCCTCCGCTACGCCGGCCAGAACGCCGACGACTACACCACCCTCAGCGCCGCCATCGCCTCGGGCGTGGTGACGGCGGCCCCGGGGGTCTGA
- a CDS encoding FAD-dependent oxidoreductase, producing MTDELGPRRTRHAVVVGGSLAGLLAARVLSEHAERVTVVERDRFPEQAEARPGVPQGRHLHVLIEGGQQALDELLPGFMSELAGLGAPKVGMPADMVQWQNGQWYARTEASVHFFAGPRDQLEWLVRKRVFADPRIERIEGTEAVGLVGDAERVRGVLLRERGAGASKEPYPLEADLVVDASGRSTRAADWLAGIGAEAPHEETLDTGLAYGTRIFRSPEPDPSVDALGYYIVPHPGQVYGGVILPLGDGRHVVTLSGLRGDEPPTDEALFEEYARRLPHPVIGDWIAKAEPLTPVYGFRKTANIRRRYDRPGRRPAGFLATGDALCSFNPIYGQGMAVAAMSAVALRKALADPRRTPTTRRVQRALLDASRQAWDISAGADKKMPGATGDAARSGALDRVTGWYLKRVQQRASGDPVVGTAFRKALTLTSPLTVLFAPPILRSALFGPVPETPAEPPMMRTEG from the coding sequence ATGACCGACGAGTTGGGACCTCGCAGGACACGTCATGCGGTGGTCGTCGGGGGAAGTCTCGCGGGTCTGCTGGCCGCGCGGGTGCTGAGCGAGCACGCCGAGCGGGTCACCGTCGTCGAGCGCGACCGTTTCCCCGAGCAGGCGGAGGCGCGGCCCGGGGTGCCGCAGGGCCGGCACCTCCATGTGCTGATCGAGGGCGGTCAGCAGGCGCTCGACGAGCTGCTTCCCGGGTTCATGAGCGAGCTCGCGGGGCTCGGGGCACCGAAGGTCGGGATGCCCGCGGACATGGTGCAGTGGCAGAACGGGCAGTGGTACGCGCGGACCGAGGCCTCGGTGCACTTCTTCGCCGGGCCGCGCGACCAGCTCGAATGGCTGGTCCGCAAGCGGGTGTTCGCGGATCCCCGGATCGAGCGGATCGAGGGGACCGAGGCGGTGGGCCTGGTCGGCGATGCTGAGCGGGTGCGCGGTGTGCTGCTGCGCGAGCGCGGTGCGGGCGCGTCGAAGGAGCCGTATCCGCTGGAGGCCGATCTGGTGGTGGACGCCTCGGGGCGGTCGACCCGTGCGGCGGACTGGCTGGCGGGGATCGGCGCGGAGGCGCCGCACGAGGAGACCCTGGACACGGGGCTCGCGTACGGCACGCGGATCTTCCGCTCCCCTGAGCCGGATCCGTCCGTGGACGCGCTCGGCTACTACATCGTGCCGCACCCGGGCCAGGTGTACGGCGGGGTGATCCTGCCGCTGGGCGACGGGCGGCACGTGGTCACCCTGTCCGGCCTGCGCGGCGACGAACCGCCCACGGACGAGGCGCTGTTCGAGGAGTACGCGCGCCGGCTGCCGCACCCGGTGATCGGCGACTGGATCGCGAAGGCGGAGCCGCTGACCCCGGTCTACGGCTTCCGCAAGACGGCGAACATCCGCCGCCGCTACGACCGTCCGGGCCGCCGCCCGGCCGGTTTCCTGGCGACCGGGGACGCGCTGTGCTCCTTCAATCCGATCTACGGGCAGGGCATGGCGGTCGCCGCGATGAGCGCGGTCGCCCTGCGCAAGGCCCTCGCGGACCCGCGGCGCACACCGACGACGCGGCGCGTCCAGCGGGCCCTCCTCGACGCCTCCCGCCAGGCCTGGGACATCTCGGCCGGAGCCGACAAGAAGATGCCGGGCGCGACCGGTGACGCGGCCCGCAGCGGCGCGCTGGACCGCGTGACCGGCTGGTACCTGAAGCGCGTCCAGCAACGCGCCTCCGGCGACCCGGTGGTCGGCACCGCCTTCCGCAAGGCCCTGACCCTGACGTCCCCCCTGACGGTCCTGTTCGCACCCCCGATCCTCCGCTCGGCACTCTTCGGCCCGGTCCCGGAGACCCCGGCGGAGCCGCCGATGATGCGGACGGAGGGCTGA
- a CDS encoding PadR family transcriptional regulator — protein sequence MSLPHAILTALLEKPSSGLELTRRFDRSIGYFWSATHQQIYRELGKLEQAGYIRALPAPVPARGQKKEYEVLPAGRAELAAWVDTAEDPKPMRSGLLLRMRAAAVVGGTGLRAELERHLALHRRQLDEYLEIETRDFPPERRATEPGRLRHLVLRGGIDLERFWVEWLTHAIGELAAE from the coding sequence ATGTCCCTCCCGCACGCGATCCTGACGGCGCTGCTCGAGAAGCCGTCCTCCGGCCTCGAACTGACCCGCCGCTTCGACCGGTCCATCGGCTACTTCTGGTCGGCCACGCACCAGCAGATCTATCGCGAGCTCGGCAAGCTGGAGCAGGCCGGGTACATCCGTGCCCTGCCCGCCCCGGTGCCCGCGCGCGGGCAGAAGAAGGAGTACGAGGTGCTGCCGGCGGGCCGCGCCGAGCTGGCCGCGTGGGTGGACACCGCCGAGGACCCCAAGCCGATGCGGTCCGGGCTGCTGCTGCGGATGCGGGCCGCGGCGGTGGTCGGCGGCACGGGGCTCCGGGCCGAGCTGGAACGCCATCTCGCCCTGCACCGGCGGCAGCTGGACGAGTACCTCGAGATCGAGACCCGCGACTTCCCGCCGGAGCGGCGCGCGACCGAGCCCGGCCGGCTGCGCCATCTGGTGCTGCGCGGCGGGATCGACCTGGAGCGCTTCTGGGTGGAGTGGCTGACCCACGCGATCGGCGAGCTCGCCGCGGAGTGA